A genome region from Maylandia zebra isolate NMK-2024a linkage group LG6, Mzebra_GT3a, whole genome shotgun sequence includes the following:
- the pgap4 gene encoding post-GPI attachment to proteins factor 4, with protein sequence MTNSPMPRWKVFLSQYLRWSSTVTQAFALSIITFCVIFPLCCHRLLYSYYFIKSMYLDSMSEVVLRESLDRGQEALHFWQSSSTAATSRFNNFTQHPELLVTVVTARRKEARDYHYLLQVMLQLSNIVGSCGEQKCAEVLVCDVESGPQENQDAKVLESHFRVVRRSPQEQQSIQERINTFEKEKRDYVFCLRRGWDLVKPKNIVVLEDDALPRNDFFIVIKDLLSRRFALHTLYIKLYHPERLQRYWNPEPYRILEWVGLGLVGATALLLSFPYWNPCSFSFTLSATHLLFFTLYFMTAAELLGRHYLLEVRRISPQLYAVSPATECCTPAMLFPGNASLRVAEYLDSSFCYKGHAKDIVLYQMARTVPGQRSHSVEPNLISHIGAYSSVRANPSRPKLL encoded by the coding sequence ATGACAAATTCCCCAATGCCTCGATGGAAAGTGTTCTTGAGCCAGTACCTGCGATGGTCCAGCACAGTCACTCAAGCCTTCGCCCTGTCCATCATCACATTTTGTGTCATATTTCCTCTGTGCTGCCATCGTCTGCTGTACTCTTACTACTTCATTAAGTCCATGTACCTCGATTCTATGAGTGAAGTGGTGCTGCGGGAAAGCCTAGATCGAGGTCAGGAGGCTCTGCACTTCTGGCAGAGCTCTTCAACTGCAGCAACGTCCAGATTCAACAACTTCACTCAACATCCTGAACTGCTGGTCACTGTGGTAACAGCCAGGCGGAAGGAGGCACGGGACTACCACTACCTGCTCCAGGTAATGCTGCAGCTGAGTAACATTGTGGGAAGCTGTGGGGAGCAGAAGTGCGCGGAGGTGCTGGTCTGTGATGTGGAGAGTGGCCCGCAGGAAAATCAAGATGCCAAGGTGCTGGAGAGCCACTTCAGGGTGGTCCGGCGTTCACCTCAGGAGCAGCAGAGCATACAGGAGCGAATTAATACCTTTGAAAAGGAGAAGAGGGATTATGTCTTTTGTCTCCGCAGAGGCTGGGATCTGGTGAAGCCTAAAAATATTGTCGTTCTAGAAGATGATGCTTTGCCAAGAAATGACTTTTTCATTGTTATAAAGGATTTGTTGTCACGTAGGTTTGCTCTTCACACTCTTTACATCAAGCTATATCATCCTGAAAGGCTACAACGCTACTGGAACCCTGAGCCATACCGCATTCTGGAGTGGGTGGGGCTGGGATTGGTTGGCGCAACGGCTCTCCTCCTCAGCTTTCCTTACTGGAACCCTTGTTCTTTCTCGTTCACCCTGTCCGCTACCCATCTCCTCTTTTTCACTCTATACTTTATGACCGCTGCAGAGTTGTTGGGGCGGCATTACCTTCTAGAAGTCCGGAGAATTTCCCCACAGCTGTATGCCGTCTCGCCAGCTACCGAGTGCTGCACCCCAGCCATGTTGTTCCCTGGCAATGCCTCATTAAGGGTGGCTGAGTATCTAGACAGTTCATTCTGCTACAAAGGGCATGCTAAAGACATTGTTCTGTATCAAATGGCCAGGACAGTCCCTGGGCAGAGGTCCCATAGTGTAGAACCCAACCTCATCAGTCACATTGGGGCTTATTCCTCAGTCAGAGCTAACCCATCCAGGCCCAAGCTCCtctaa
- the LOC101485761 gene encoding myelin and lymphocyte protein: MASNTRTMANLPSGVGICATLPDILYLPELVFGGLVWILVACTLVVPENPQGWVMFVSVFCFVMTFIWMVVFACGRHHNKASWAAADFLYHGIAAFFYLSASVALAKVTLDLSGKQSNNTTTGPRNYKLDVSAVVFSYVATLLYFVHTILSAIRWKSF, from the exons atggCCTCCAACACTAGGACTATGGCAAACCTTCCCAGCGGGGTCGGAATATGTGCCACCCTCCCCGACATCCTGTACCTCCCAGAACTG GTTTTTGGTGGTCTGGTGTGGATCTTGGTGGCATGCACACTGGTAGTGCCAGAAAATCCTCAGGGCTGGGTCATGTTTGTCTCTGTCTTCTGCTTTGTGATGACTTTTATCTGGATGGTGGTGTTCGCCTGTGGGAGACATCATAATAAAGCCAGCTGGGCAGCAGCA GACTTTTTGTATCATGGCATTGCTGCATTCTTCTACCTCAGTGCTTCAGTGGCGTTGGCCAAAGTGACGCTGGATCTGAGCGGAAAACAGAGCAACAACACAACTACAGGACCACGCAACTACAAGTTGGACGTCTCTGCAGTG GTTTTCTCATATGTAGCCACTCTTCTCTACTTCGTCCACACAATCCTGTCTGCCATCCGATGGAAATCTTTCTAG